A genomic stretch from Colwellia sp. Arc7-635 includes:
- a CDS encoding YgjP-like metallopeptidase domain-containing protein — MTAHLKYLAHYSTDIQQQVSNLIEEKKLKSYLLGQFPTPHDMTTDKALRQYTQALKQQFLKKSAPLSQVKYDDKIHIINNALGLHTYVSRVQGNKLKSKNEIKIGSIFKKAPQALLNMIVVHELAHLKEKEHDKAFYKLCQHMLPNYHQLELMTRIYLTELENNGSIYS, encoded by the coding sequence ATGACCGCACATTTAAAGTATTTAGCTCACTATTCAACTGATATACAGCAGCAAGTATCAAACTTGATTGAAGAAAAAAAATTAAAGTCTTACTTATTAGGCCAGTTTCCTACTCCCCATGATATGACTACGGACAAAGCACTGCGTCAATATACACAGGCACTAAAGCAGCAATTTTTAAAGAAATCAGCACCACTTAGTCAAGTAAAGTACGATGATAAAATTCATATTATTAACAATGCACTCGGTTTGCATACTTATGTTTCTCGTGTTCAGGGCAATAAGTTAAAGAGTAAAAATGAGATTAAAATTGGCAGTATATTTAAAAAAGCCCCTCAAGCACTATTAAACATGATCGTAGTGCATGAACTCGCGCACTTAAAAGAAAAAGAGCATGACAAAGCGTTTTATAAACTTTGCCAGCACATGTTGCCTAACTATCATCAATTAGAGTTAATGACGCGTATTTATCTCACTGAACTTGAAAATAACGGTAGTATTTATTCATAA
- a CDS encoding ATP-binding protein, which produces MQIKKIKTLLTISIILTLLPYFLINDIFSFSSSWLENGPLLLLQLLSIGFITLSYLRIKVRELKLFWQFITLALLSSLISNLSFSFNLINSNLLLHDFFTLCSYFFVLLAIETKPHVNETSTNRHVSSRTAAIFFTLISFSYLVLLPIEFANNIEDKIASSQLFHLLISALIFIRLATNRYQCQGQFWCRIYNMLAIAAGAMLLGNSIDYLNNWFSISLPPYLLTLLALTPYCALITAAYYSLKPSEPSAKAPCSSTPELYLISLISCSILIHLAGIEFNLHYNIKSHLQSILITTWLGISLTLLTTIIYRKNNLEQKKQQQIDSQNSAQQELRKINQVLTNAMINSEDKAIVNVSSNAILTTSIDGTVLSANPAAVQLFQCLEREIIATRVSDFFSSDDQMHYFFDFKSNVYTLQRKDTGISIECMATRKDGTQFPVQAELQWAEREEQPLVVITFINLTARKLAEQQALDLKDKFIANISHEFRTPLTIINGILDRYLVKAQTEEEGKELKTAKRNGLRLVRMVEQLLELSRLSDNPQLTLATYRLKTLMSMPADSFMRLATQNKLSLTCEIPDNLWLDCDAQAFEKIIFNLIANAIKYTPAGGSIQVIAHSDSDNFTLDIIDTGIGIDSASQSKIFERFQRADDEKNQGVFGVGIGLSLVNELVKAHNWQINVFSEYNKGSKFSLIIPCAPAISAEKLAPTGISQSEVASLLMEPHNPVKDIRHHSQKVVLVIEDNLDMQNHIKQVIEQHHHSLLAGSGELGLTLAQEYIPDVIICDIMLTGIDGFAVLKQLKSHELTSHIPVILLTARSDLDSRLHGLHLQADEYLSKPFNHQELLTRISNLISNREKLQKRYLNKLNADLQINRKNTSFDNAAELSHSSADDVTLDNKFLEKLETVTAEVYINTDLDIVQLAAKMAMSERQLQRKIKALTGITPNNFIKEFRLKKAKVLLQNGSQIGRIALDVGFSSQTYFGRCFKEMFSCTPKQYQQQQQKNQRPLS; this is translated from the coding sequence TTGCAAATAAAAAAAATAAAAACATTGTTAACTATTAGTATAATTTTAACCTTATTACCTTATTTCTTAATAAATGATATTTTCTCCTTTAGCTCAAGTTGGCTTGAAAATGGGCCATTATTACTTTTACAGCTATTAAGTATTGGTTTTATTACCCTTAGCTATTTACGTATAAAAGTACGTGAACTAAAGCTATTTTGGCAATTTATTACCTTGGCGTTATTGTCATCACTTATATCAAATTTATCATTCAGCTTTAATCTCATTAATAGCAATTTACTACTACATGACTTTTTCACTCTTTGTAGTTATTTCTTTGTTTTATTGGCCATAGAAACCAAACCCCATGTTAATGAGACAAGTACAAACCGACATGTGAGCAGCAGAACTGCCGCCATATTTTTTACGCTGATAAGCTTTAGTTACTTAGTGCTACTCCCGATTGAATTTGCCAATAATATTGAAGATAAAATAGCTTCATCACAGTTATTTCATTTACTGATATCGGCACTAATTTTTATTAGACTCGCAACGAATAGATACCAATGCCAGGGTCAGTTTTGGTGTCGAATATATAACATGCTTGCGATTGCCGCCGGCGCAATGTTATTAGGCAATAGCATTGATTATCTCAATAATTGGTTCTCAATATCCTTGCCTCCTTATTTATTAACTCTGCTAGCACTTACTCCCTATTGTGCACTGATTACTGCTGCTTATTACTCGTTAAAACCGTCAGAGCCCTCTGCAAAAGCTCCTTGCTCTTCGACACCTGAACTTTACTTAATTTCATTAATATCTTGCTCAATACTTATTCATTTGGCTGGCATAGAATTTAACCTTCATTACAATATTAAATCGCATTTACAATCCATACTAATTACCACTTGGCTCGGTATTTCCTTAACGTTATTAACAACAATTATTTATCGTAAAAATAATTTAGAACAAAAAAAGCAACAGCAAATAGATTCACAAAATTCAGCGCAGCAAGAACTAAGAAAAATAAATCAGGTACTCACTAATGCGATGATCAATAGTGAAGACAAAGCGATTGTTAATGTCTCGAGCAATGCCATATTAACCACCAGTATTGACGGCACAGTACTGTCTGCTAACCCTGCAGCAGTACAACTTTTTCAATGCCTTGAACGGGAAATTATTGCGACACGTGTGAGTGATTTCTTTTCTTCTGATGACCAAATGCATTACTTTTTTGACTTTAAAAGTAATGTGTATACCTTACAGCGTAAAGACACGGGTATTTCCATTGAGTGCATGGCAACGCGAAAAGATGGTACTCAATTTCCTGTACAAGCAGAGTTACAATGGGCAGAAAGAGAAGAGCAACCTTTGGTGGTCATTACCTTTATTAATCTCACCGCTAGAAAGCTTGCAGAACAACAAGCTTTAGACTTAAAAGATAAGTTTATCGCTAACATTTCCCATGAATTTAGAACCCCATTGACCATCATCAATGGCATTTTAGATCGCTACCTTGTAAAAGCTCAAACAGAAGAAGAAGGTAAAGAACTCAAAACCGCAAAACGCAATGGTTTACGATTAGTTCGTATGGTTGAACAGTTACTAGAGCTTTCTCGCTTATCAGACAATCCGCAACTAACGCTAGCAACCTATCGATTAAAAACTCTGATGTCGATGCCTGCTGATTCATTTATGCGTTTAGCTACACAGAATAAGTTGTCATTAACTTGTGAAATTCCAGATAATCTTTGGTTAGATTGTGACGCCCAAGCATTTGAAAAGATAATATTTAACCTCATTGCTAATGCGATTAAATACACACCAGCGGGTGGCAGTATTCAGGTCATTGCGCATAGCGACAGTGATAATTTTACTTTAGACATTATCGATACCGGAATAGGCATAGACAGCGCATCGCAAAGTAAAATTTTCGAACGTTTTCAACGTGCAGATGATGAAAAAAACCAAGGCGTATTCGGTGTTGGTATTGGTCTATCTTTAGTTAATGAACTGGTTAAAGCCCATAATTGGCAAATTAATGTCTTTAGTGAATACAATAAGGGTAGTAAGTTCTCGCTGATCATTCCTTGCGCGCCAGCGATATCCGCTGAAAAGTTAGCACCGACAGGGATCTCTCAATCTGAAGTTGCCTCCTTATTAATGGAACCGCACAATCCAGTCAAAGATATTAGGCATCATAGTCAGAAGGTTGTGTTAGTGATAGAAGACAACTTAGATATGCAAAATCATATTAAACAAGTTATTGAGCAACACCATCATAGCTTATTAGCAGGTAGTGGCGAATTGGGTTTGACACTGGCTCAAGAATACATTCCTGATGTTATTATTTGCGATATTATGCTGACTGGCATTGACGGTTTTGCGGTATTAAAGCAACTTAAAAGCCATGAGTTAACCTCCCATATACCGGTAATTTTATTAACCGCTCGTTCGGACTTAGACAGCCGCCTGCATGGTTTGCATTTACAAGCAGACGAATATTTGAGTAAGCCCTTCAACCATCAAGAGCTGCTCACAAGGATTAGTAACTTAATTAGTAATAGAGAAAAGCTACAAAAACGCTACTTGAATAAACTCAATGCTGATTTACAGATAAATAGAAAAAACACCAGTTTCGACAATGCCGCAGAACTGTCGCACAGCTCCGCTGATGATGTCACTCTTGATAATAAGTTTTTAGAAAAATTAGAAACAGTTACTGCTGAGGTTTATATCAATACTGATTTAGATATTGTTCAATTAGCAGCAAAAATGGCGATGAGCGAACGACAGTTACAGCGAAAAATTAAAGCATTAACGGGGATAACACCGAATAACTTCATTAAAGAATTTCGCCTTAAAAAAGCAAAAGTGCTATTACAAAATGGCTCACAAATTGGCCGAATAGCACTCGATGTAGGGTTCTCTTCACAAACTTATTTTGGACGCTGCTTTAAAGAAATGTTTAGCTGCACACCAAAGCAATACCAACAACAGCAACAGAAAAATCAACGACCATTAAGCTAA